Proteins from a single region of Amycolatopsis sp. CA-230715:
- a CDS encoding nitroreductase family deazaflavin-dependent oxidoreductase: protein MRLPPRLARLNWYLPEPVQRVWAGRAPGLGLVRYRDRTTGAYLSIPVTAFRIQDGFVIPLPDGSDVEWVRNFKRAGGGGIRHQGRYYVIGTPEVLPAAELEGDLSEDGEKVIRLLQATEVLRVPIR from the coding sequence ATGCGGCTGCCCCCGCGCCTCGCGCGCCTCAACTGGTACCTGCCCGAACCAGTGCAGCGCGTGTGGGCGGGACGAGCGCCGGGGCTCGGCCTGGTCCGGTACCGGGATCGGACGACCGGCGCCTACCTCAGCATCCCGGTCACCGCCTTCCGCATCCAGGACGGGTTCGTGATCCCGCTCCCCGACGGGTCCGACGTCGAGTGGGTGCGGAACTTCAAGAGGGCGGGCGGTGGCGGCATCCGGCACCAGGGCCGGTACTACGTGATCGGCACGCCCGAGGTGCTGCCCGCCGCCGAGCTGGAGGGTGACCTGTCCGAGGACGGGGAGAAGGTCATCCGCCTGCTTCAGGCGACTGAGGTGCTACGGGTACCGATCCGGTAG